The Nostoc sp. KVJ3 genome contains the following window.
TACCTCTAAAACTTGGCGATGGATAATACTGCGCCTGGAGCGAAAACTGTGGGAATAACTGTGGATGTACCAAAATCTACTGCGATGGCATGGGCGCTGCGGTCAATTAATGGTTCAGGTTTAGCGGAAACGCAGTAGGAGTAGGAGCCAGCGCCTTCGGGGACAACCAAACTCACGTTCAAATTGACCTGTGAAGTGGGCGTATTTTTGCCGTTGAAACTGACTGTGTGACTGCCACTGGTTTTGTCAGTTAACAAATTTTTGAAAATCTTCACATTATGTATAGATAGCACTAAATGCAGGTTCCACTCTTGACGGTAGGGCAGGGTAGCCAACGCCCCAAGTAATGTGTGCAAGCCGTATTCAGCTTTTAGTGCCGGGTCGTCACTGAGTTTGATGTGGGTTGTAGGGGCTTTCCAACTGGCAAGTGTACCAGTGAGGAATTCCCGCCCAACTAAATCCAACCTGTCGCCTGAGTGGTAGAAGAAGTGTCCACCTTCATTCGAGGTCAGGATATCGTGCAATTCTTCCTTTATTTCCAAGACTTTTGAGGGAGTACGAACTCTTGTTTGGGTAGTGCCATTGCCTAAGCAAAGCTTTTTTAGCCCTGCCCCAGAATCGTCTCCTACAGCTATTGCTGGGGTAGTTTGGGGTGTTTCAGCCTCTTTTAGCTGAGTAGCAATCATTATTGAGTTCCAGATATTAGAGTTTCAGGCGCTCAATCCTTTGTCAGAGTTGATTGAGGCGATTTTTTGACAATAAAACTCTGTCACCCAAATTCAACGGCAAATAGGCTTGCAGTCAGGTTTTTGGGCGTTTTTAGTCTATGGTGGTAGTATAACACTACTACTCGTAAACGCGTAACTGAGTAAACTGGAAAAAGCAAAACAGTAATATACGAGGATAAGCGTATATGAGACTTGAGGAACTAATGGCGAAACTACCGCCAGACATGACGGAACTGAGCAGCTATATCGACAAGGATTTGAAGCTGAGATTTAAGCTGGCTTGCACAGCAAAACAAAAAACTATGAGCGAAGTGATAACTGACCTTATAGAAGAATGGCTAGAAGAAAACGAAAACCCCTCGCCCGTCAAGAAAGAAAAGGGGGAAGCATGAACACTCATCTGTATCGACCCGCTGACACTTGACACTGCCCGTCACAAAGTTTGTCAGCGATCGCAGATACCCTTCCGCCCCTGTTGTTTACTTTGTGATGCAACATAAG
Protein-coding sequences here:
- a CDS encoding ParM/StbA family protein; the protein is MIATQLKEAETPQTTPAIAVGDDSGAGLKKLCLGNGTTQTRVRTPSKVLEIKEELHDILTSNEGGHFFYHSGDRLDLVGREFLTGTLASWKAPTTHIKLSDDPALKAEYGLHTLLGALATLPYRQEWNLHLVLSIHNVKIFKNLLTDKTSGSHTVSFNGKNTPTSQVNLNVSLVVPEGAGSYSYCVSAKPEPLIDRSAHAIAVDFGTSTVIPTVFAPGAVLSIAKF
- a CDS encoding plasmid partition protein ParG, whose product is MRLEELMAKLPPDMTELSSYIDKDLKLRFKLACTAKQKTMSEVITDLIEEWLEENENPSPVKKEKGEA